The window GCGCAGCCTTGAAATCGCCCTTGTAGATCTCGTTGTCGCTGATGTCTCCGTTCTGCCAGGTCCACAGCATGGTCAGAAGGTTATTGGCGTCCTTGGGCAGGAAGAAGCCTTCCCAGAACGCGACCAGGAAATCCTCCAGGGATGAATAGCCCAACGTCTTGAGATCGAGCTCCGCGCGATAGAAATCCTGCGAGAATCCCCATCCGGCGTACACGCGAGCGGCTGCCCGCAGACCACGCGCCGGCTTGTCGGTGTACCAGCCTTCCTTCCAGGCTGCATCGGCGGTGAGCGCGGCCTTGACGCCCTCCAGAAAGACGAAATTGTGCCGCGAGCATTTGGCTGAACCGCAGAACGGCGCGATCAGATCCATCATGTCCGGATACAGCGCGCCCCAGTGAAAGCTCTGCAGCGCCCCCATCGACCATCCGGTGACCAGACGAATATGTTCGATGCCGAATTTCTCGGTGACGAGGCGATGCTGCACCCGGACGTTATCGTAGGGGGTGACTTGCGGAAACCGCGGTCCGTTGTAGGGCTCCGGCGTGTTGCTCGGCGAAGACGACAGGCCATTACCCAGCATGTTGGGAATGATGATGAAATATTTTTCGGGATCGAGGGCTCTCCCCGCGCCCGCCAGCCATTCATTGTCGTAGTGCTCCCCCGAATACCACGTCGGGTAGACAATCACATTGTCCTTGGCCGCATTCAACGTACCGAATGTCTTGTAAGCCAGCTTGCAGCCACGCAGCGTCGCGCCACGCTGCAGTTTGATATCGCCAAGCTCGTAGATCTCGTAGTCGAGGCTCATGGTCATCCTACATCATTGTTGGAGGAAAACGGCCACACCCGCACCCTGCAGACGTGGCCCGGTCCGATCACGCCGGGCTGGCTGCCTTCTCGCCAGCTACACCCATCGCAGCGAGCGCGTAGTAAGCGATACCCGCCACCACCGCAGCCGAGATTGCGGTCGAGAGTCCCGGAAAACCCTTTTCAACGATGAAGGCGCAGGCCGACCCGATCCCCCAGGCGATGAACGGCGCCGGCCGCCAATCACTGCTGATGCTGGCGTCAGGCCGCAGCAGATACTGATCGATCAGGATGATGGCTCCGATCGGCGGCACCAGAATTCCAAGCAGCGACAACCATTGAATGAAGAAGGCCCAGACATTACCGGCAGCGACGACGATGCCGATGACGCCAAGGATCACCGCCATGATCCGCATATGCGTGCCGAGAATCCGCGACCAGCCTGTCGCCGCGTTATAGAGGCAGTGGGCGCACACCGAGCCGAGATTGACGTAGAGAAATATGAACGCCAGCACGCTCAACCATGCGACTTGCTTGCCTTTGATATAACCAAACATGTTGTCGGCGCCAAACGGATTGGCGTTGGGCACGGCCAGCGCCGCGGTCATGACGCCGCCCACCAACATGGCGACCAGATTGGCGAACGGAAACGCGCTGAATGTTGAGATCAGTGACGAAGCGGGCGTGGGCGCCCAGCGGTTGAAATCGGCGGTCACCGTGCCGGCATCGATGAACAGCGCGATAACGACCGTAAGGCCGACACCCATCGACAAGGTTGCGACGCCGTTGTTGCCGGCATAGTTGAAAATGGCCGAGGCAGTGGTGGTGGACGCCGCGTCGAAGGCAACCCAAAGCCCAAGCACGACGAACAGCGGGACCGAAATGAGCCCCAGAGTTTGCGTGTGTGAATTGTTGCTCTCGCCGTATCCTTCCCAATTTCCCGGGCGGCAGCAGAACCCGCCGCCCGGAGTCATTTTCGTTCATCCAATCAGCGATGCTTGGTCGACTGATTCGGAATGCCCTCGATCGGGCATTCGTCAACGCCCACCGTCGTGCGGGTAAAGGATTCCACCATCTCCCGCGTACCTTCGGGATCGGCGATCCATTTCGAATAGAAGTCGTAGGGGCACGCCGCCACGCCTTTATCGCCTTCGCCGGAAATTGATCATGCCGGTGTAGCCGCGATGCACCAGCTTGAAGAGGTGATTTTCGGACTGGTTGTTGCGGCGGGCGTCGCGGATCAATGATTTCGACAGTGCGGCATACTGGATGCCGTAGTCTTCCTCGCCGCATTCGCCGAGCGTGCGGCCGTCGAAACCGATGATAGCGGAGTGGCCGAAATACGAATACACGCCGTCGAAGCCCGAGGCATTGGCGACGGCCACGTAGACATTGTTGGCCCAGGCCATCGCCTTCGCCATCAGCACCTGCTGGTCCTTGGCCGGATACATGTAGCCCTGGCAGCGCACGATCAGCTCGGCGCCCTTCATGGCGCAGTCGCGCCAGATTTCTGGATAATTGCCGTCATCGCAGATGATCAGCGAGATCTTCAGGCCTTTCGGCCCTTCGGACATGTAGGTGCAGTTGCCGGGATACCAGCCTTCGATCGGCACCCAGGGCATGATCTTGCGATATTTCTGCACCACCTCGCCCTGGTCGTTCATCAGGATCAGCGTGTTGTAGGGCGCCTTGTGCGGATGTTCTTCATGGCGCTCGCCGGTCAGCGAGAACACGCCCCAGACTTTTGCTTTCCGGCAGGCTTCGGCGAAAATCTCGGTCTCATCGCCCGGCACCGATGACGCGGTGTCGTACATCTCCTTGGAGTCGTACATGATGCCGTGGGTGGAATATTCCGGGAAGATCACCAGATCCATGCCCGGCAGGCCTTTCTTCATCCCGACCAGCATGTCGGCAATCTTGCGGGCGTTGTCGAGCACCTCGGCCTTGGTGTGCAACCGCGGCATCTTGTAGTTCACCACGGCGACGCCGACGGTGTCGTTGCTCGAGGAAATATCGCCGTGATGCATAGCTCTCTCCCTTCGGCGGAACGAAGCGTCCGCGCCGATTGTTCGACGATGAAAAACAAAAAAGCCCGACAGATCCTCACGGATCTTTCGGGCTTGCGTCGCCAGTGCCGGACCAACATCATTGGTGATCCAGCGAAAACCGCGCCGGCAAACTAGATTGCCCGGCCGCAGTCAGGTGTAAAACTAAACATCTTTCACGCGGTACTGCAACAATTCATTGGCGTTGATGATCGCCGCCGCCATGTCGTCCATCGACAATCGCTTGGCCATCGCCTGGCGACGGATGCTCTCATAGGCGTCGGTCTCGCTGAGACCCTGCCCGTCCATCAGGATCGCCTTGGCCTTCTGGATGCGCTGGATACCCGACAGCTTGCGTTCCAGCTTGCGAATGCGCTTCTCGGTGTCGCGCCGCTCCAGCCACAGGCTGCGGGCGATGGTGAGATGGGTCAGCAGACCAAACGGACGGATCGGCCGCTCGATCACCGCGACGGCGCCGGCTTCGAGCACCAATTGCAGCGTCGAGGGGTCTTCATAGCCGACGATGGCGATCAGCGTCGGCCGCGGACCATCGTTCGACTTCAGCAGCCGCTGGATTTCGAGGCGCACATCATGCTCGATCGCCAGCAGCATCACGTCGCACGCATCGGGCCAGGATTCCGGCACCGGCCATTGCGCCTCCACCATGCAGCCGATCCGGCGCAGGTGTTCGACCAGGCTGATGCGCTCATTGTCGGGCGGATGCACCACCTGCACCCGCAGCCCACGAAGATCGCGAAGGATCTGAATGGCCATCAGCGTGTCACCGATGGCAGGTCGTCGGCCGACCAGTCGTCGAGGCTCTGCACGACGCAATAGGGATCGGGTTTGATGCGCACGCCGGGATTCCACACCGTCTGGAATTTGCCGTGCTGGTCGAGCCTGGCGATACGCGGCCACAGATAGGCGTGGTTGTTTTCCGGATCGATTCGCACCCTTCCCTGCGGCGCGTCGAATTCGGAATCCCTGAGTTCAGGCAGCAGCCGTTCGGGATCGTCCGAGCCGCAGCGCTTCAGCGCGCGCATCGCCAGATGGACCTGAAAATACGCGGCTTCCGCCGCGGCCGTCACCGGCGCATCAGGGCCGTATTTCGCCTTGAAGTTTTCCACAAAACGCCGGGCTGCGGGGCTCGATGTGGTTTCGAAAAACGGCGCCGCGGTGATGTGGCCTTCGGCGGCCTCGACGTGCATGCCCGCCACTTCGGCCTCGCTGGTGGTGAGGCTGGCGATCGGCATTTTCGCGGGATCAAAGCCGGCGGCGCGATAGGCCTCGTAAAAGGTCGAAGTGCCCGCGCCCACCACGGTGGAAAAGATCACGTCGGGCGCGGTCTTTTTGATCTGCTGGATGACCTTTTCGAAATCCGCCGGGCCTGCCTGCAGGGGGACATAGAGTTCGTCGAGCACCTTGCCGCGGCCCTGCATGACGAAATCCGTCATCAGGCGATTGGATTCGTAGGGATAGATGTAATTCGATCCCACCAGCAGAAAGCGGTTGCCGAAGGTGGAGAGCAGATAGCGCGCCAGTTGCAGCGCGTTCTGGTTGGGCGCCGCACCGGAATAGATACAGCTGCGGGAATATTCGAAGCCTTCGTAGAGCGTCGGATAGAACAGCAACCCGCGGTGGCTTTCCACCACCGGCAGCACCGCCTTGCGGGTGCTCGACATGTAGCAGCCGAACAGCAGGCGGATGCGATCCTGCTGAAACAGCCGCTCTGCGAGGGCGCGAAACTGCTTGGGGTCCGACGCCGGGTCGTAAATGACGGGCTCGATGAGGCGATCGAGAACGCCGCCGGCGGCATTGATCTCGTCGATGGCCAGCAAGGTCGCGTTCAGTTGCGATTGTTCGATCGCGGAGGTCACACCTGTCTGAGAGAAGAGCACCCCGACGCGCCACGCGCTGCCGCTATCTTCACCCGAACTCATGCGACTGATTCATTCCATTGTGTGGGTCCGCTGCGCGCAGCCTATGCGCAGATAGCGGCAAACTCAAACCGCGCCTCCGAAAGCTGCGCATTCATTCGACAGCGAACAAAAGCCTAGGCCGGTAGCGCAAACGGCCCGCCCATTCGCCGCACTGATTTTGACCAGAGGGCCACGTAAACAGCGCCTAATATAGGCGACGCGCTCGATTTGACGGCAACATCGTCCCTTTGTTGACAGCCACATCCCGGCGGTTTTATCCGTATTCATTCGCTCGCGAATAATCTGTTGAAGCCGGCATCGAAGGTGCGGCCGACCTGAGGTGAAGGCATGGACAAGGCAACTCGGATCGCCATTCTGGGCGCGGGTCTCGCCGGGCTTACGGCGGCGGGCCTGCTGCAGCGGGCGGGATTTTCCGTTGCGGTCTACGAGCAGAGCCCGAATTTCTCGCGGATCGGCGCCGGAATTATCCTGGGCGCCAATGTTGCAAAAGTGCTGCGCCGGCTCGATCTCGAACACGGGCTGGCCACCACCGGCATTCGCCCCGATGCGTTCGTCAGCCGCGCCTGGGACTCCGGCGACACCACCTATGAACTGGTTTTCGACGCCGCGTGTGAAGCGCGCTTCGATGGGCCGTTCGTCAACATCCATCGTGCTGATCTTCATCAACTGCTGCAGAGCGCGCTGGCACCAGGCACCATCCGTTTCGGGCACAAGATCGTAGATATCAACGAGACCGCCAATGGCGTGACGCTGTCGTTCGAGAACGGCGCGGTTGTCGAGGCCGATCTCGCCATCGGCGCCGATGGTATCCGCTCGAAGGTGCGCGAAATCATGCTGGGCTTTGAGGAGCCGCGCTTCATCGGCCGGATCGCGCCGCGCGCGGTGTTTCCGGCGGACCGCATCAAGGGCGATCCGATCCGCGACTGCACCAAATGGTGGGCGCCGGATCGCCATGTGCTGGCTTACTACATGACCGCGCGCCGCGACGAGGTCTACGTGATGGCGGCGATTCCGGCGGAACGCTGGGACGGCGACGGCTCGCCGGTGCGCGGCAATCGCGACGAATTCATCGCCGCCTTCGACGGCTTCCATCCCGACCTGCTGCGCGCGGCGGAAGCCGCCACCGACGTCACGGTGTGGCCGATCCTCGATCGGCCGCGCAACGATTGCTGGAGCAAGGGCCGCGTGGTGCTGATGGGCGACTCCTGCCACCCGGTGCGGCCGTTCATGGCAGCGGGCGGCGCGATGGCCATCGAGGATGCCGCTGTGCTCACCCGCTGCATTTCACAGTTCGCCGATCCCGCGACGGCCTTTGCGCGCTACGCCGCGGTGCGGATTCCGCGCGTCGCCGAAATCCAGCGCATCTCGATCGAGAACACCTGGATGCATGGCGCCACCGAGACCGACTGGTTCTTCGCCTATGATCCCTGCGTCGTGCCACTCGCCGCCGCCTGACTCCAAAGGGAATCTTCAAGGAAACATCATGCCCGACTTCAAACCCAGCACCGCGAACGAGACCCGCCCCGATCCGATGATCGCGCGCGATCTGGTCGGCTACGGCGAGAACCCGCCGGATCCGCGCTGGCCCGGCGCCCGCATTGCCGTCAATTTCAACCTCAACATCGAGGGCGGCAGCGAATCGACGCTGGCCAATGGCGATGCGGTGTCCGAAGGCATGCTCAACGACATCGGCGTCCCCACCAAGATCGGCGTGCGATCGCCGCTGGTGGAATCCGTGTTCGAATATGGCAGCCGCCGCGGCGCCTGGCGCGTGCTCGACATCTTCAGCAAATTCTCCGTGCCCGTCAGCGTACTCGGCGTCGCCCGCGCGCTGGAGCAAAATCCGGAACTCGCCAAGGCCTGCGTGGCGCGCGGCCACGAGATCGTCAGCCACGGCTATCGCTGGATCGACTACGCCGACGTCGACGAAGCGACGGAGCGCGCGCATATCTGCCGCGCCGTTGAAATACTGACCCAGCTCACCGGCAGCCGCCCGCTTGGCTGGATGACCGGACGTCCGGGGCCGAATACGCGGCGGCTGATCGCCGAGGAAGGTGGCTTCCTCTACGATCGCGATTCGCTCGCCGACGAACTGCCGTACTGGATCGCCACCGCAAACGGGCCGCATCTCGTGATCCCCTATTCCTATGAGGCCAACGACAACCGCTTCAACGAGAATTCCGGTTTTTCCACCGGCCAGGATTTTTTCGACTACATGCGCGACGCCTTCGACCTGCTTTACGCGGAGGGCGAAGCCGGATCGCCGAAGCTGCTGTCGATCGGCCTGCACGACCGGCTGATCGGCCGCCCCGGCCGCGCCGGCAGTCTGATCAAGCTGCTGCAGCACATGGCGGGCTTCGAAGGCGTTTGGTTCTGCCGCGGCATCGACATCGCGCAGCACTGGCGCACGCAGTTTCCGCCGGGGGCGTGAGCGGTTAGTGGGCGAAGCGCCGCAGCGCCGATGCCGTGCAGCGCGCGGAATTCCGCGGACTCGTGACCCGGATGCGATGCAACGCACCGCCTTTCTTCACCCTCGAGGGGGAGGGTGAAGAAAGAGTTGCGTCGCAGCTCTTCGATGATCTCGGATTCAAATTTCGAACAGCGCAATCCAACAGGACTGTAGGGTGGGCAAAGGCGCCCTTGCGCCGTGCCCACCCTACGCAGCGACGAACTTCCACACCCACGATTGTCATTCCGGGGCGCGAGCAGCGCCAGCTGCGAACGAGCCCGGAATCCATACGCCCGATGGTGGTTATGGATTCCGGGCCCGCGCAAGAGCGCGTCCCGGAATGACAAGGAAGGCGCGTCCCGGAATGACAAAGGAGTGGGTCTCGATACTTTGTCCATTACGGTCCATCACGACTTCCATTCGGCTTCCTGCAGCAGCCGCCAGCTGATCTTGTTGCTCTCGGAACGCGGCAGGCTGTCGACGAAGACCACCACGCGCGGCGCCTTGTAGCTGGCCATCGCGCTCCGCGCCCAGGCGACGATATCGTCCGGCGATGTGGTGACCTTGGCGGCGTCGTGCAGGGTGACCAGCGCCTTCACCGCTTCGCCGCGATAGCTGTCCGGCGTCGAGATGATGCAGCATTCCTTGATCGCGGGATGTCCGTACATGGTGGCCTCGACCTCGGCCGGCCATACCTTGAAGCCGCTGACATTGATCATCCGCTTCAGCCGATCCACGGCGAAGAAATAGCCGTCGCGGTCGCGATAACCGAGATCGCCGGTGCGCAGGAAACGCTTGCCGTCGAGTTCGATGAATGCGCTCGCATTGGCCTCGGGCCTGTTCCAGTAGTCCTTCAGGACCTGCGGGCCATGCACGACGATCTCGCCGGTCTCGTCATTGCCCAGTTCCGCCATCGTGTCGGGATCGATGATCCTCGCATCGGTTTCATGCACAGGGACGCCGAGGCATTGCCGCTTCGGCGCCGCCAGCGGATTGAGATGGGTCGGCGACATGGTTTCGGTCATGCCGTAGCCCTCGACGAAATCGAGATCGAAGCGGGTCTTGAGGCGCTCGGCGACCGCCACCGGCATCGCGGCGCCGCCGCCGGTGATGACCTTGAGCCGGCCGAAACAGTCTTCGCGAAATCCCGCGCTGGACAGCACGTCGACGATCATGGTCGGCGCCGCATTCCAGAACGTCACGCCATAAGTTTCGAACAGTTCCGGGATGAGGTCCTTGTCCCATCGCGCCATCAGGACGAGCGTGGCGCCAACAGAAATCGCCGCGTTCATCGAGCCCTGCATGCCCGCCACATGGAACAGCGGCATGAAGCCGGTCATGACGTCATTGCCGCCAAGCCGATACCACCGCGCCTGCAGCACCGCCGTGAACAGCACGCTGCGATGGAGATGGATGCAGGCCTTCCGTTTTCCCGTGGTGCCGGACGTATAGGGCAGGATGCAGAGATCGTCCGGCGTTGCCGTCATCGCGGCGGGCCGCTCGGCCTGCGCAATAGCCGAGGCCCAGAGATGCCAGCCCGGCGTGGCGGGAAACTCCGCTGGCTGCTGCGTGACACAGGCCGGCAACGTATAGGGCGTACCGGCGGGCACGTAGTCGCGATAATGCGCGACAATGACGTGGTCGAGGCCCGATCCCAGCAGCGGTTCAAAGACCTCGGCGAGGTCGCTGCCGACGATCGCAGTCCTGGCGCCGCTGTCGGAAGCCAGATAGCCGATCTCGGCAGTCTTGTTCATCGGATTGACCGGCACCACCACCGCGTCCGCGCGCATGACCGCATAATAGGCGATGACATATTGCGGTGAATTCTGCAGCGCGATCAGGACGCGATCGCCGCGCCGGACGCCGCAGACGTTCTGCAGATAGCCGGCCATGGCATCGACCTGACGGAGCAACTCGGCGTAGCTCAGGCTAGCGCCGTAAAACACGGTGGCCGGATGATCCGGACGAGCGCGCGCCGCCCGCGCCAGCGCGTCGTACAGCACGCCATCCGGCACCGCGAGATGCCGGGGCTCATCGATGGGCCAGAAGGCGGCAAGATCGGTCATCTCAGACTTCCTGATAAATCGTCTTGTATGCTGTGCGTTCAATCGGGGATCAGTGAGAGCCGTTCGAACGCGCAAATTCCTCGTCTGCGAGGTGCAGCCCGTGGTCCAGCGCTTCCAGAAGCGCTTCGGATTCCGCTTCGGAGATGATCAGTGGCGGCGCCAGAAACAAAGACGTCTGCTCGCCGCTGGTACCGATCACCGCGCCGGCGTCGAGCGCCCGCACCGCGACGCGTGAGGCGATGGGGTTTTCCGTGGTGTCGGCGGCCCAGGAGCGCCAGTCCGGCCCGTGCAACTCCATCGTCCAGTGCAGGCCCTGGCCGGCGACGCGCTTGACGCTTGGATGTCGCCGGGCGATCTCCACCAGGCGCCGCGCATACAGCGTCTCCATCTCGCGCACATGCGCCAGAATGTTTTCGTCCGTCACGGCCTCCAAATAGGCGCTGACCGCGGCCATGCTGATCGGGTGCCCGCGCAGCGTGCCGTAGTTCTGCCAGCTCTTGCCCTTCAGCTGTTCGACGATCGCTTTCGACACCACCACCGCGGCGACCGACGCGGCGCCGCCACCGAGCGATTTGCCCATGGTGACAATGTCGGGGCGGCTCTGGGCGCCCTGGAAGGCGAACCAGCGCCCCGAACGTCCCGCACCGGTCACGACCTCGTCGGCGATCCAGAACGAACCGGCCTGCGCCGCGTGCCGCGCGACCTCGTCCTGATAGCCGCCATCGTAATAGATACCGCCCTGGGTGTAATCGATGATCGTCGCCGCGGTATCCGCCAGCGTGGCCGTGGCATCGACGAGATATTCCCTGGCCGGACGATTGTTGAGCGACGCGCCATAGATCGCGCCGTCGGGCGCCGGAAGGATTTTGACGTCGACCATCGGCGCGGGCTTGCGCGACCCGCCGCTATGCACAGCCAGTCCGCCATGCCAATGCGGCTGCACGGTCATGCTGCGCGACAAGCCGACCAGGCCATGATAGGCGCGCTCGCGGGTAGCCAAGGCGGTCCTTTGGGTGAGCGCCTGACACAGCGAGAGCGCCATATCGTTGGCTTCGCTGCCGCTGATGCAGAAGCGGACCGCGCCGACCCAGTCTTCCTCGCCCTTGAAGGCGGTGCCGATCAGATCCTCGGCTGCCTTCTCGCGCCCGATCCAGGTCCAGCCCTCGTTGACCACCGGTGTGTCCGCAGCCCTGCGGATCGCCTCCACCATTTTGGGATGCCGATGGCCAAGCCCGCCGCCGGTGTTGCTGCCGTCGATGAGGCGGCGGCCATCCTGGAGGTGGAAGTACACGCCCTCACCGCCGACCACCGTCAATGGCACACTGTCGCCGGCATTCAGGCCGGTCCGCAGAAGTCTACTCATCGAAATCTACTCTTTTCAGGCTGCCGCACCAAAACCTCCACCGCCGCACATCTCTATGGTGACGAGATCGTCCTGCTGCAGAACGACATTCGACTTGCCGTCGATCTCCACAGGCTTCCCGTCCCTCGTCAGCGAAATCCGGCAGGTCTTGCCGGGCTCGCCACCCTGCAGGCCGAACGGCGGAATCACCATGCGTTCGATGCACGTCGTCAGATGCATCGATGGCGCCAGAATGCGGTAGGCGCGCACGATGCCATCGCCGCCCGGATACTGCCCGGTGCCACCGGAGCCCCAGCGGATCGCCTGCTGTTCGACGCGGATCTTGTAGTTCGCCTCGATGACTTCGACCGGCGTATTCGAGGTGTTGGCGAGATGCACGCGGGTGGCGGATCCGCCGGCGCGATTGTGCCGCGCGCCTTCGCCGCCGCCATGAACCTCGTACAGCATCTTCCAGGAGCCATCCTGCCGCGGCTCGGCGAAGAACAGCACGCCGGCTGTGGTCGCTCCACCCGCAGACAGCCGCTCCGGGATCACGTCCTTCATCGCGAGAAAAATCGCATCGACGATCCGCATCGAGGTCTCGTGATTGCCGGCCGCCACCGGCGCGGTGAGACCGGGTTCGAAGATCGAGCCGGGGCGGGTGATGATGGTGAGCGGGCGCAGCGCGCCGGCATTCTGCTGCATGTCGCGGCCGCTCATGATGCGGGCGCAATAGGCCACGGCCGATCGCGCGATGAACGAGGTGGTGTTGCAGAAATTCGAGACCCGGTCGCAGCTGCCGGACAGATCGAAGGTCGCTTCATCGCCCTTGATGGTGATCCTGACGTGGATCCGCGCCGGTCTGCCGCCCACATCGCCGTCGTCAAGGTGATCTTCGCCCTCGTAGACACCATCCGGCAGTTCCAGAATAGCTTCCCGCATCTCGGCTTCGGACAGATCGTGCAGCCGCGACAGCGTCGCCAGAAATACCTGCTTGCCGTGCTGCTTGCACAATTCGAGGATGCGGCGTTCGCCGGCCTGGGTGGCGGCGATCTGGCCGAGCAGATCGCCTTCGCAGGCGGCGGGATCGCGGACATTGACCTTGAGGAACTGGACGATGGGGTCGCTGATCCCAAGCGCGGTGGCGATCAGGATCGGCGGAATACGAAGCGCTTCCTGAAAGGTATCGATCGCCTTCGCGAAATAGCTGCCCGGCCAGGTGCCGCCAATGTCCGGCCAATGGGCGAGGCTGACCGCAAAGGCGACGATTTCACCGTCAACAAACACCGGGCGAACCACCTTGACGTCGTTGAGATGATTGCCGCCGAGCGCGCCGAGATTGTAGATCAGCACGTCGCCGTTCTTCATCGTGCCGGCGGGAACGACTTTCAGCAGCTCACGAACCGTGTAGGCCATCGCACCGAGATGGATGGGGATATCCTTACCCTGCCCCACCAGATCGCCGCGCGCGTCCGTGATCGCCGACGATAGATCGCCGGCCTCGCGCAACAACGGCGAGCGCGCCGAGCGCGTCACCACCAGGCTCATCTCCTCCGCCGCGGCGGAGAGACCATGGCGGATCACTTCGACAGCAAATGGGTCGAGCTTCATGATGCGACCTTCGTCAGATAGAGGTTTCCGCTGGCGTCCGGCACGGCCTGCCAGTGCGGCGGGACCACCACGGTGGACCAGGCATCCTCGATGATGGCCGGCCCCGTGACGACGTCGGACATCGAGCCACGATCAACGATATCCGTCATGACGTCATGGGCATCATCGAACGAGCATCGGCGCGCGACGAACGCGGTTCGCCTGGAGTCGGCAGTGGGTCGCCCGACCTGTGTCGTCGAGGGCTGCCGTGCCTGAACGCGGATCGATTCGATGACGCAGCTTTCCGTGGTGGCGTAGCCAAACAGTTCGCGATGCTTCTTGAGAAACTCCTGCTCGAGAATGGCGGCATCCAGCGGCATCGTGAATGGCACCGGGATGGCATCGGTCTGCGCGGCGTAGCGCATCAGCGCGACCAGTTCGATTTCGATCGAGGACCGCGCGATGTCGTTGGCGACCAGCGGCTGCAGCGTCAATTCGACCAGCGCGTCGATCCGCCGCGAGACTTTCGCAACGTCAATTCCGTCGATCGCGGCGCGCAGCGTCTGCTGCTGCAGGAAGCTGAAATCGGCAGTCAGGCAACCGAGCGCGGAAAAGGCGCTCGACGCCGCCGGCACGACGATCTCGCTGATGCCGTACAGATCCGCCAGACCGGCCGCATGCATCGGGCCGCCGCCGCCAAACGCCAGCAAGGTGCAGTCGCGGCCGTCGATGCCGCGCTCCACCGTCACCCGCCGCAAGGCGCGCGCCATGGTCGCATTCGCCACTCGAATGATTCCCAGCGCGGTTTCGTTCAGGCTCAGTCCGAGCCGCTGCGCGATCGGCGCGATAGCGCGGGCCGCGGCCTCCAGATCGATGCCAATCCGGTCGCCCAGTCGCGTTGCGGGATTGAGATAGCCGAGCAACGCATTGGCGTCGGTGATGGTCGGCTCAAGGCCGCTGCGGCCGTAGCAGGCCGGGCCGGGCTCCGATCCCGCGCTTTCCGGCCCGACGGTCAATCCG is drawn from Nitrobacteraceae bacterium AZCC 2146 and contains these coding sequences:
- a CDS encoding N-methylhydantoinase B (product_source=KO:K01474; cog=COG0146; ko=KO:K01474; pfam=PF02538) codes for the protein MKLDPFAVEVIRHGLSAAAEEMSLVVTRSARSPLLREAGDLSSAITDARGDLVGQGKDIPIHLGAMAYTVRELLKVVPAGTMKNGDVLIYNLGALGGNHLNDVKVVRPVFVDGEIVAFAVSLAHWPDIGGTWPGSYFAKAIDTFQEALRIPPILIATALGISDPIVQFLKVNVRDPAACEGDLLGQIAATQAGERRILELCKQHGKQVFLATLSRLHDLSEAEMREAILELPDGVYEGEDHLDDGDVGGRPARIHVRITIKGDEATFDLSGSCDRVSNFCNTTSFIARSAVAYCARIMSGRDMQQNAGALRPLTIITRPGSIFEPGLTAPVAAGNHETSMRIVDAIFLAMKDVIPERLSAGGATTAGVLFFAEPRQDGSWKMLYEVHGGGEGARHNRAGGSATRVHLANTSNTPVEVIEANYKIRVEQQAIRWGSGGTGQYPGGDGIVRAYRILAPSMHLTTCIERMVIPPFGLQGGEPGKTCRISLTRDGKPVEIDGKSNVVLQQDDLVTIEMCGGGGFGAAA